A stretch of the Massilia varians genome encodes the following:
- a CDS encoding host attachment protein, whose product MPTTWILSANNGRARFFAESAPSEPLQEIEDMVNSAAQLRTVDTETDRLDPTAASGSRHNIGGNEGAGLAHNAKAGAPNKLYQPAQTPDQHAADLFAKDVATYLLKAQNEGRYQQLLISASPDFLGVLRTKLDPQVQKLVKAEFNKDYTHSGPQQLREQLQAHQAKTAE is encoded by the coding sequence ATGCCAACAACCTGGATTCTTTCGGCCAATAACGGCCGCGCGAGGTTCTTCGCGGAGTCCGCTCCGTCCGAGCCGCTGCAGGAAATCGAAGACATGGTCAACTCCGCGGCGCAGTTGCGCACGGTGGATACCGAGACCGACCGGCTCGATCCGACCGCCGCCTCGGGTAGCCGTCACAATATCGGCGGCAACGAAGGCGCCGGACTTGCCCACAACGCGAAAGCGGGAGCGCCGAACAAGCTGTACCAGCCGGCGCAGACGCCCGACCAGCACGCGGCCGACCTGTTCGCGAAGGATGTCGCGACCTACCTGCTGAAAGCGCAGAACGAGGGCCGCTACCAGCAGCTGCTCATCTCCGCCTCGCCGGATTTCCTGGGCGTGCTCCGCACCAAGCTCGATCCTCAGGTCCAGAAACTGGTCAAGGCCGAGTTCAACAAGGACTACACGCACTCGGGTCCGCAGCAGCTGCGCGAGCAGTTGCAGGCCCACCAGGCCAAGACCGCCGAGTAA